In Bacillus sp. (in: firmicutes), a single genomic region encodes these proteins:
- a CDS encoding ABC-F family ATP-binding cassette domain-containing protein, whose translation MSILTVKNLSHGFGDRAIFNNVSFRLLKGEHIGLIGANGEGKSTFMNIITRKLDPDAGQVEWSKNVRVGYLDQHTVLEKGLTIRDVLKSAFQYLFDLEAETNQIYERMADASPEELEKLLEDVGTIQDLLTNNDFYIIDAKVEEVARGLGLQDIGLERDVTDLSGGQRTKILLAKLLLEKPDILLLDEPTNYLDEQHIEWLKRYLQEYENAFILISHDIPFLNSVINLIYHMENQELNRYVGDYDNFISVHEMKKQQLEAAYKRQQQEISKLKDFVARNKASVATRNMAMSRQKKLDKMEVIELAKEKPKPEFNFKESRASGKVIFETKNLVIGYDEPLSRPLDLRMERGQKIALVGANGIGKTTLLRSILGEIKPLSGTVERGDYLHIGYFEQEVKTKNNNTCIDEIWNSFPHFNQYEVRAALAKCGLTTKHIESKVEVLSGGEKAKVRFCKLINTETNLLVLDEPTNHLDVDAKDELKRALKAYKGSILLISHEPEFYNEVVTDVWNCESWTTKVF comes from the coding sequence ATGAGCATTTTAACTGTCAAAAATTTAAGCCACGGCTTTGGAGACCGCGCCATTTTTAATAACGTCTCCTTTCGGCTTTTAAAAGGAGAGCATATTGGCTTAATCGGTGCCAATGGTGAAGGTAAGTCTACCTTTATGAATATTATTACGAGAAAACTTGATCCTGATGCTGGTCAAGTAGAGTGGTCAAAAAATGTCCGCGTCGGCTATTTGGACCAACATACTGTTCTTGAAAAAGGATTAACAATTCGTGATGTATTAAAAAGTGCGTTTCAATATTTGTTTGACCTTGAGGCTGAAACGAATCAAATTTACGAGCGGATGGCGGATGCCTCGCCTGAAGAACTCGAAAAGCTACTAGAGGATGTTGGCACAATTCAGGACCTTTTAACGAATAATGATTTTTATATTATTGATGCGAAGGTAGAGGAGGTTGCCCGCGGTCTAGGCTTGCAAGATATCGGCCTTGAACGTGATGTTACTGATTTAAGTGGCGGACAAAGGACAAAAATTTTGCTTGCGAAATTATTGCTTGAAAAGCCAGATATTTTACTTTTAGATGAGCCGACAAACTATTTAGATGAGCAGCACATTGAATGGTTGAAGCGTTACTTGCAAGAATATGAAAATGCGTTTATCTTGATTTCGCACGATATACCGTTTCTTAATAGTGTGATTAATTTAATTTATCATATGGAAAATCAAGAGTTAAACCGCTATGTTGGTGACTATGACAATTTCATATCTGTGCATGAAATGAAAAAACAGCAGTTAGAAGCTGCCTATAAAAGACAACAGCAGGAAATATCAAAATTAAAAGATTTTGTTGCTCGTAACAAAGCTAGTGTCGCAACAAGAAACATGGCGATGTCCCGTCAGAAAAAGCTTGATAAAATGGAAGTTATTGAATTAGCAAAAGAAAAACCAAAACCAGAATTTAATTTCAAAGAGTCCCGCGCCTCTGGTAAGGTTATTTTTGAAACGAAAAATTTGGTAATTGGTTATGATGAACCATTATCAAGACCTTTAGATTTGCGGATGGAACGCGGGCAAAAAATTGCACTTGTCGGAGCAAATGGGATTGGTAAGACAACGTTGCTACGAAGTATCTTAGGCGAAATAAAGCCGCTTTCAGGAACCGTTGAACGTGGGGACTATTTACACATCGGCTATTTTGAACAAGAAGTCAAAACAAAAAATAATAATACTTGTATTGATGAGATTTGGAATTCGTTTCCCCACTTTAATCAATACGAAGTACGTGCAGCTCTTGCAAAATGTGGTCTGACAACAAAGCATATCGAAAGTAAGGTTGAAGTATTGAGCGGTGGCGAAAAGGCAAAAGTTAGATTTTGTAAGCTAATTAATACGGAAACTAATTTACTTGTTTTGGATGAGCCGACAAACCATCTTGATGTTGATGCAAAAGATGAGTTAAAGCGTGCTCTTAAGGCGTATAAAGGCAGCATTTTATTAATTAGCCATGAGCCAGAATTTTATAATGAAGTTGTCACAGATGTATGGAACTGTGAGTCTTGGACAACGAAGGTGTTTTAA
- a CDS encoding formate--tetrahydrofolate ligase has protein sequence MSVQSKKVKSDIEIAQEAVMKPIKDIAEQLNLQENEWEPYGRYKAKISLDVMKRLQGQPDGKVILVTSINPTPAGEGKSTVTVGLGQALNKIGHKTIVALREPSLGPTMGIKGGASGGGYSQVMPMEDINLHFTGDFHAITTANNALAAFIDNHIHQGNECQIDTRRITWKRVVDLNDRALRQVVVGLGGPIQGVPREDGFNITVASEIMAILCLAKDLTDLKEKLSNIVVGYNFEKQPVTVKDLGVQGALTLLLKEAIKPNLVQTLENTPAIVHGGPFANIAHGCNSIIATKLASKLGDFVVTESGFGADLGAEKFLNIKSRLGNIDPQAVVIVATIRALKMHGGVDKANLTEENVDALKTGMGNLQKHIETVQSFGLPFVVAINRFITDSEKEIEFIEKWCEERNYDVALSEVWAKGGEGGIDLAVKLLKVLDKQESNYKPLYDLHDSIEAKIETIAKRVYGAAGVEFIPKVRKQIEEYTAFGWDKLPVCMAKTQYSLSDDPAKLGRPEGFTITVRELRPSIGAGFLVALTGDVMTMPGLPKKPAALNMDVDVDGRAIGLF, from the coding sequence ATGAGTGTACAATCAAAAAAAGTAAAATCAGACATTGAAATTGCTCAAGAAGCAGTTATGAAGCCCATTAAAGATATTGCTGAACAGCTAAATTTACAAGAGAATGAGTGGGAGCCATATGGCCGTTACAAAGCTAAAATTTCCTTAGATGTGATGAAGCGTCTTCAAGGCCAGCCAGATGGAAAGGTGATTTTAGTAACTTCGATCAACCCGACACCAGCTGGAGAAGGAAAATCAACAGTTACAGTTGGACTAGGACAAGCATTAAATAAAATCGGACACAAGACGATTGTCGCTTTGCGAGAGCCTTCACTTGGACCAACAATGGGAATTAAAGGTGGGGCAAGCGGTGGTGGCTACTCTCAAGTAATGCCGATGGAGGATATTAACCTTCATTTTACAGGTGACTTCCATGCGATTACGACAGCTAACAATGCTTTAGCAGCATTTATCGACAACCATATTCACCAAGGCAATGAGTGTCAAATTGATACAAGAAGAATTACATGGAAGCGGGTTGTAGACTTAAATGACCGTGCGTTACGACAAGTCGTCGTAGGGCTTGGCGGCCCAATCCAAGGTGTCCCAAGAGAAGATGGCTTTAATATTACTGTTGCCTCTGAAATTATGGCGATTCTTTGTTTAGCAAAGGACCTTACAGATTTAAAGGAGAAATTATCTAATATTGTTGTTGGCTATAACTTTGAAAAGCAACCAGTTACAGTAAAAGATTTAGGTGTTCAAGGTGCCTTGACACTACTCTTAAAAGAGGCTATTAAGCCAAATCTAGTGCAAACGTTGGAAAATACACCAGCAATTGTTCACGGTGGTCCGTTTGCAAACATTGCCCATGGTTGTAATAGTATTATTGCAACAAAACTTGCGAGCAAGCTTGGTGATTTTGTTGTGACCGAATCTGGCTTTGGTGCTGACCTCGGTGCAGAAAAATTTTTAAATATTAAATCCCGTTTAGGAAATATTGATCCGCAAGCCGTCGTTATTGTTGCGACGATTCGTGCTTTAAAAATGCATGGCGGTGTTGACAAAGCAAATCTTACTGAAGAAAATGTAGATGCCCTAAAAACAGGGATGGGGAATCTTCAAAAGCATATTGAAACAGTACAAAGCTTTGGGCTGCCATTCGTTGTCGCAATTAACCGCTTTATTACAGATTCTGAGAAAGAAATTGAATTCATTGAGAAATGGTGTGAGGAAAGAAATTACGACGTTGCTTTATCTGAAGTATGGGCAAAAGGCGGCGAAGGTGGCATCGACTTAGCTGTTAAACTTCTAAAAGTATTAGATAAACAAGAAAGCAACTATAAGCCATTATATGATTTACATGATTCAATTGAAGCGAAAATTGAAACAATCGCTAAAAGGGTGTATGGTGCAGCTGGTGTTGAGTTTATTCCAAAAGTAAGAAAGCAAATTGAAGAATATACAGCTTTCGGTTGGGATAAGTTACCAGTTTGTATGGCGAAAACACAATATTCACTATCTGATGATCCAGCAAAGCTGGGTAGACCAGAAGGCTTTACGATTACGGTAAGGGAATTACGCCCGTCTATCGGGGCTGGCTTCCTTGTTGCATTAACAGGCGATGTGATGACAATGCCTGGTTTACCGAAAAAACCTGCCGCATTAAATATGGATGTTGATGTTGACGGCAGAGCGATTGGATTGTTCTAA
- a CDS encoding peptide chain release factor 3, producing the protein MSVKDQVNNRRTFAIISHPDAGKTTMTEKLLLFGNIIREAGTVKGKKSGKFATSDWMEIEKKRGISVTSSVMSFPYKDYYVNILDTPGHEDFSEDTYRTLTAVDSVVMIIDSTKGVEPQTIKLFKVCRMRGIPIFTFINKLDREGKDPLELLAEIEEVLGIESYPMNWPVGMGKRFEGIIDRFNNQFVHFLGDENEEITPLEQLDKSKSPAIEAVFDELELLDEAGNEFSEERVMKGELTPVFFGSALANFGVHTFFDTFIRFASAPKPRKTDDGLVSPDSETFTGYIFKIQANMNPAHRDRIAFLRICSGKFTRGMSVRLTRTNKTINLNQTQQFLASSRETVDEAYAGDIIGIYDPNMYQIGDTLTAGKEDIHYRELPQFPPEMFRKVRVKNVMKSKQFKKGIEQLVQEGAIQLFKQESNDDVILGAVGQLQFEVFEYRMKAEYNVDVEFAPLGERIPRWLAEPPKDRRLFDSRSLLVQDRYDRYAVLFENDFTLRYFQDKNKDVELIDLFEANDYKSV; encoded by the coding sequence ATGAGTGTAAAAGATCAAGTAAACAATAGACGGACGTTTGCAATAATCTCCCATCCAGATGCTGGGAAAACAACGATGACTGAAAAGCTCCTCCTTTTCGGGAATATTATCCGTGAAGCTGGTACAGTAAAAGGGAAAAAGTCAGGGAAATTTGCGACATCAGACTGGATGGAAATTGAGAAAAAAAGAGGAATCTCAGTTACATCAAGTGTAATGAGTTTTCCGTACAAAGATTATTACGTTAATATTTTAGATACACCTGGACATGAGGACTTTAGTGAGGATACGTATCGGACGCTAACTGCTGTAGATAGTGTAGTGATGATTATTGACTCAACAAAGGGTGTGGAGCCGCAAACAATTAAGCTTTTCAAAGTGTGCCGAATGAGAGGTATCCCAATTTTCACTTTCATTAATAAGTTGGATCGTGAAGGGAAAGACCCACTTGAGCTTTTGGCGGAAATTGAAGAGGTGCTTGGCATCGAATCATACCCGATGAATTGGCCAGTTGGCATGGGTAAAAGATTCGAAGGTATTATTGACCGCTTTAACAATCAGTTTGTTCATTTTTTAGGTGATGAAAATGAAGAAATCACACCGCTCGAGCAGCTGGACAAATCGAAAAGCCCTGCGATTGAAGCGGTTTTCGATGAATTGGAGCTACTTGATGAGGCTGGGAATGAATTTAGCGAGGAGCGCGTCATGAAAGGGGAGTTGACCCCTGTCTTTTTTGGAAGTGCGCTTGCCAATTTCGGTGTTCACACGTTTTTTGATACGTTTATCCGTTTTGCATCAGCACCAAAGCCTCGAAAAACAGATGATGGTCTTGTGAGCCCAGATTCAGAGACGTTTACAGGCTATATTTTTAAAATCCAAGCGAATATGAATCCAGCCCACCGTGATCGGATTGCTTTCTTACGAATTTGTTCAGGCAAATTCACACGCGGTATGAGTGTTCGATTAACGAGAACAAATAAAACGATCAATCTTAATCAAACACAGCAATTTTTGGCATCAAGCCGTGAAACGGTAGACGAAGCCTATGCTGGAGATATTATCGGAATTTATGATCCAAACATGTATCAAATCGGTGACACACTAACAGCTGGAAAAGAAGATATTCACTACCGGGAATTGCCGCAGTTCCCACCGGAAATGTTTCGCAAAGTTCGCGTGAAAAACGTCATGAAATCAAAGCAATTTAAAAAAGGAATCGAACAGCTTGTCCAAGAAGGAGCGATTCAGCTTTTTAAACAAGAATCAAACGACGATGTGATTCTCGGTGCAGTCGGCCAGTTGCAGTTTGAAGTTTTTGAGTACCGAATGAAGGCTGAATACAATGTTGATGTAGAATTTGCACCTTTAGGGGAACGGATCCCAAGGTGGCTTGCCGAGCCGCCAAAGGATCGTCGGTTGTTCGACTCAAGAAGCCTGCTTGTTCAAGACCGTTACGACAGATATGCTGTTCTTTTTGAAAACGATTTTACGCTCAGATATTTTCAAGATAAGAATAAGGATGTTGAATTAATTGATTTGTTTGAGGCTAATGACTATAAAAGCGTGTAA
- a CDS encoding LysR family transcriptional regulator, with product MELRQLHYFIEVAKREHVTEAANAMHVAQSAVSRQIFNLEQELGVDLFVREGRNVRLTPIGEIFLNHVEEAMEVLEKAKREVDEFLDPEQGTVRIGFPSSMANYTLPTCISAFRAKHPNVKFKFRQGSYHYLIDCVITGKVDMALIGPLPKNNNKLKTEILFLEKIVALLPEDHPLAIQDKIKLHQLRHDPFVLFPTGFGLHELVVNACRQNGFEPEVAFEGKDIDAIKGLVSAGLGVTLIPEISLIDSKPRATKKLFIVDPEVTRTVGIITPSERDLLPTEKVFYDFLKDFFKVLDGYY from the coding sequence ATGGAATTAAGACAGCTTCATTATTTTATTGAAGTCGCCAAAAGAGAGCACGTAACCGAGGCTGCTAATGCGATGCATGTTGCACAATCTGCCGTTAGTCGACAAATTTTTAATTTGGAACAGGAGCTTGGGGTTGATCTTTTTGTTAGGGAAGGTCGAAATGTTAGACTTACCCCAATTGGAGAAATTTTTTTGAATCATGTAGAGGAAGCAATGGAAGTGCTTGAAAAAGCTAAAAGAGAAGTTGATGAATTTCTAGACCCTGAGCAAGGGACTGTCCGGATTGGCTTCCCAAGCAGTATGGCCAACTATACGTTACCTACATGTATTTCCGCTTTTCGGGCAAAACATCCGAATGTTAAATTTAAGTTTAGACAAGGGTCTTACCATTATTTGATTGATTGCGTCATAACGGGAAAAGTAGATATGGCCTTAATTGGTCCACTACCAAAAAACAATAATAAGTTAAAAACGGAAATATTATTTTTGGAGAAAATTGTAGCGTTATTGCCGGAAGACCATCCGCTTGCAATCCAAGACAAAATTAAGCTACATCAGCTGCGCCATGACCCGTTTGTATTGTTCCCAACTGGATTTGGGCTGCATGAACTAGTGGTGAATGCGTGCCGTCAAAACGGGTTTGAACCAGAGGTTGCTTTTGAAGGTAAGGACATTGATGCTATAAAAGGATTAGTATCTGCAGGTCTTGGTGTTACTCTTATTCCGGAGATTAGTTTAATTGATAGCAAGCCGCGCGCAACAAAGAAATTATTCATTGTTGACCCTGAAGTGACGCGGACGGTTGGCATTATTACGCCTAGTGAACGAGATTTATTGCCAACTGAAAAAGTATTTTATGATTTTTTGAAGGATTTCTTTAAAGTATTAGATGGGTACTATTAA
- the gdhA gene encoding NADP-specific glutamate dehydrogenase encodes MTILQPTPSEAQTQIAKDYVNGVIETVKKRNPNEPEFHQAIKEILDSLIPVFEKQPKYMEAGILERIVEPERQIIFRVPWVDDNGKVQVNRGYRVQYNSAIGPYKGGIRFHPSVNSSIIKFLGFEQIFKNALTGQPIGGGKGGSDFNPKGKSDGEIMRFCQSFMTELYRHIDQDTDVPAGDIGVGGREIGYMFGQYKRLRNTYQAGVLTGKGVGYGGSLGRTEATGYGTVYFVNEMLKEKGSDFEDKTVVVSGSGNVAIYAIEKAHQFGATVVACSDSNGYIYDKNGIDLETVKRLKEVERKRISEYIKEHPYAEYHEGCSGIWTVPCDIALPCATQNEIDEESAKTLVNNGVMAVGEGANMPSTLEAIDVFINNDVLFAPAKAANAGGVAVSALEMAQNSARLSWSFEKVDRKLHGIMVNIYQQSMKASVEYGHPGNLVYGSNIAGFLKVADAMLFHGVI; translated from the coding sequence ATGACTATTTTACAACCAACACCGAGTGAAGCTCAAACACAGATTGCAAAGGATTACGTGAATGGAGTAATTGAAACGGTAAAGAAGCGTAATCCTAATGAACCTGAATTTCATCAAGCGATTAAGGAAATTCTGGATTCGCTTATACCAGTTTTTGAAAAGCAGCCTAAATATATGGAAGCTGGTATTTTAGAGAGAATCGTAGAACCTGAACGTCAGATTATCTTTAGAGTACCATGGGTTGATGATAATGGCAAAGTCCAAGTGAACCGCGGGTACCGCGTTCAGTATAATAGTGCAATTGGCCCATATAAAGGCGGAATAAGATTCCACCCTTCCGTTAATTCAAGTATTATCAAATTTTTAGGCTTTGAACAAATCTTTAAAAATGCTTTAACTGGCCAACCAATCGGCGGTGGTAAAGGTGGTTCTGATTTCAATCCAAAAGGGAAATCAGACGGTGAAATTATGAGATTTTGCCAAAGCTTTATGACTGAATTATATAGACATATTGATCAAGATACAGATGTTCCTGCTGGCGACATTGGCGTAGGTGGAAGAGAAATTGGCTATATGTTTGGACAATACAAAAGACTTCGCAACACATATCAAGCAGGTGTATTAACTGGTAAAGGCGTAGGCTACGGTGGCAGCTTAGGAAGAACAGAAGCAACTGGCTATGGCACGGTTTATTTCGTCAATGAAATGCTTAAAGAAAAAGGTTCAGACTTTGAAGATAAAACAGTCGTTGTTTCTGGCTCAGGCAATGTTGCGATTTATGCAATCGAAAAAGCGCATCAATTCGGAGCAACGGTTGTTGCATGCAGTGATTCTAATGGATATATATATGATAAAAATGGCATCGACCTTGAAACTGTAAAACGTTTAAAAGAAGTTGAAAGAAAAAGAATCTCTGAATATATTAAAGAACACCCCTATGCAGAATATCATGAAGGCTGCTCAGGCATTTGGACTGTTCCTTGTGATATCGCTCTACCATGTGCAACCCAAAACGAAATTGATGAAGAAAGCGCAAAAACACTTGTAAATAATGGAGTAATGGCAGTTGGTGAAGGTGCTAACATGCCATCTACATTAGAAGCAATCGATGTATTTATTAATAATGATGTGCTCTTTGCCCCGGCAAAAGCTGCCAATGCAGGCGGTGTTGCTGTATCTGCACTAGAAATGGCACAAAATAGCGCTCGTCTTTCTTGGTCATTCGAAAAAGTAGATAGAAAATTACATGGAATTATGGTTAATATTTACCAACAAAGTATGAAGGCTTCTGTAGAGTACGGCCACCCTGGAAATCTTGTCTACGGTTCAAATATTGCTGGATTTTTGAAGGTTGCCGATGCCATGTTGTTCCATGGCGTCATCTAA
- a CDS encoding excisionase family DNA-binding protein: MYLTIKDTAELLSMPETYVESLIHEKRIRAIYDGDIYLINKEQFNTHFEQLEKYKQFIEEINSEPIPEDIDVKDED, encoded by the coding sequence ATGTACCTAACAATTAAAGATACTGCTGAATTACTGTCAATGCCGGAAACGTATGTTGAAAGCTTAATCCACGAAAAAAGAATCCGCGCCATATACGACGGTGACATTTATTTAATTAATAAAGAACAGTTTAATACTCATTTTGAACAATTGGAAAAGTACAAACAATTTATAGAAGAAATAAATAGTGAGCCTATACCTGAGGATATTGACGTTAAGGATGAGGATTAA